The genomic interval ATGATGCAACATGTTCCAATCCCAGGTAAAATTGTCAACTGCTACATTAAATCAACTTCTTTTTCAGACCCTTGTATAAAAACAATGAACAATCCAGGcacaaaatatgaaaacataTGACAAGGCTTGTTGGCATTCAGCTAAAAAGCTTCTGTAGGACTAAATAAACCATGTTAAGGATAAAGTAAAATACTGCCACATGAAGCACAAACACAGCTGTGTTTCCATGACAACCCTCAAGAGGCTAcaggtaaaaaacaaaaacacattctcAAAATCTGATGGAATAGAAAGCAGAACCCTATTGTTGTAATTCTGTGAGAGTGCAATGAAATTAAATAGGATTTAATGATATTTTCTCTTGCCAAATAAGTCCTAACTTTACctatttgcttattttattattaaaatactgaatttctATTTCCTATtatcagtggttcccaaagtggggcGCTATTGCAGCAAGGCAAATAATTACATCCATAACGttacttgtaataattccactgtagGGGTGTTTTGTCATTTAACCTAACTATTAACTTAATCTGGATGCAAGATTAAGACCTGTAGGTGTCAGAGTGGGGGTGCTCAACATTATCATCCACAAAACTGGGGCACTGCAGTTAAAAAGTTTATGAAACACCAGGTTATATATTCTGGTTCTTGTATCAGTGGAGGAGATGAAGGCTGCCTTTCTATGCCTCTAACATATTTGGAGAGTTAGTGATTAtacagtgagtgacagtgaaaTTGAGGAAAGCCCAAGTCCACGCCAGTGTCTTTAGGTCCACATCAAAAGCTTAAATCAGGGGTATATGAAGTTCAGATGACAGTCTCAAAGTTCAATgcacacaaaaataaagaatCTGAACAGAATCTGAAATAAAGTAGAAGGGTTAGTAGAACTGTGCTATTTGGCAAAAGTCTGCACTTTTTAAACTCAGAATGTCCACACTGCTCACTTTAAGTGTGAAATACAATCAGTCAAAATTTAGGTTTGCATCTTTAATCCCGTGCATATCACACAATGCAAACTGACAAGGAGAAAAGCGTTTGATTTTATTCAACACATAGTTCTGGTTTTTTTTCTTATCAATAAGCATGTGGCTcaaaaattaagttttttctTTCAGTCATTAAGATGTGCATAACACATATGTAAACGTTGGATTATTGTCCAGGTATATAAGATGTAAACGTACCAGGCTCTGTTCACTCAGCAAACAGAAGAGCACAGCATTGCCCACTTCCCTCAAGTTCTGGAAGCATACAGTCTTCAGCTCAGCATACTCAACTATATCCTTCAGCTGATGGTGGAAGAACTCCAGGATGCCTGTACCACAGAACAATCACAATGAGACCACATTGCTGGTTTTATGCGAAGATACTGAGCTTTAATTTTTTTGGCAAAACAAGAATGATCTACTTATTATCTACTCATGTATTGACTGAAAGTTGTCCTTATGAATTACAAGTAAGAAGAATATATACAAAGCCACAGCATGCTTTTGGTTTTGCCAGAAATAACTGTGACTCAAAGATTTTGTAATGCCCACCAAAATATGCTAATTCTATTTTTATTACAGTTATTTCACTAGCAACCTGCTGAAATGATGGCTGCTGAAAACTCAGTAAAAGCAGTGTCATCTACCACTTGCTGTGATTTATTTATACAAACCTGGCAAAGTCATGACCTCAATATGTAGTGGACCCCCCACTCTCTCTAcagacagcaaaacaaactccaagCACTCAAGAATCTAAGGGAATCACACAGCATgctcagggtgtgtgtgggtggtgaGTTGAGAAGACcctgattacagacaataacaTGCTGAGTATGTACTGCACCACTATCGTACACAGAGAACACAAGACCTCACAGCAACCTGCTGTGCTATAAATGATCTGAGCTACCTAGGAGCACTCACTCCTGTTAATGCTTTGTGCATTGGCTGTTCTGTGTTGAGTTGGAATGAGAGCTCATCTTCAGATAGAGTGTGCTCCTGTGGTTTGAGCATAACTACATAAAAGCTTAGGCACAAAACACATTCATGTGAGTTTCTCCATTGGTTGCTGGGGTACACAGCACCCTGTTGAGTGCCAAAGAAATGGCAGCACAATTTCATCACCCACCTGGTGAGCCATATTCGTGGCGCGGTAGACGACAGATCTTGGGCATCACCTCCATCAGAGTCTTTACATACTGCAGAATGGTTCCCTGGAGCTGCACCAaagaagtatttatttattggttttatttgacattttcaGTGCTCCAGATATATTAACAGTAAAATAATAGGATAATGTTAGTCTAAATAATCTAAATTTCATCTATATATAATCTCCATAACAACACCCAAGTTAGCTTTGGCACTTCCCATGGCAAAAGGTGGCATGCTTCATTATCCAAGACCAGCTCTATGAGTTTATAACCTGTTTTGATCTGGCCAATATATCAATCAGGGTTTGTTCTTACCAAGCTCTTGACAACCTTCAGCAGCTCCTCCATGACCACAGCAATACCCTGGTATCCCAGCAGTCTGCACACAGCCTTGATGTGAGGTGGGCCCAGAAAGTTTCTGTAGAAGCCATATATGCTACTGTATGCCAAGTTCAATGCCTGCAATAAATAAGAGAGCCAGAGGAAAATGGTTAAATTACACTTTACTAGTGTATGAGTATATTTCCAcatcaatacattttgattaTGAATCAATTTTCAGTTTACACCCCCTTCTGAGCAATCCATAATGAGACATATgcttaatgaaacatctattTCCACATTTCCTTGTATATATTGCACAATATTAATGTAACAATGTCTTTagatttattattatgtattatcatgcaattaaaatatttaaaatgacaataacatTAAAAGACTTTTAGAATGTGTCAGTATCACAGAAAAACAGCCAGAATTAAAAGCCAAATGATCATTTGGTTTCTTCAGTAtccaaacaatatttaagtactGTCAAAATAATGTTAGTGTAATGTTTAAACTAGTATTAatagttcagttcagttaaaaTACAAGTACACAGACAGTAAGAGCatgaaaactgaataaatgactgAGGGAAAGTGCAAATCTATATATTAAGATGGTTAATACATACAATAAGTGAAAGAAACAACAATCAAGCGGAAATGAAAATGAGTGAAAGGTCACTGAGGAAGGGCGTGGCATCATGTTCAGCTCTaatccttaattttccctcgaCTCAGACGGAGAGatcgctctctcactctgtctctccccccCTCCTCACTCCTGCTGCTGTAATCAGGTAGCTCGCTCCTCTCTCTGTAACTGTGCGGCGTTTCACTGTGTAGAAACAGAGCCGACCACTGAGCATCCTTCATAAGTCTAGCTTGCTGCCACAAGCGTTACAAGCCTGAGCCATGCCAGGGAGAGAAACAGCCTCCGGTTATCTTCTCTTAAACGTTCCACTGGATCTGACATCAAGACAAGAGCAAGAGTCTCCAACTGATTAAACCAGCTTCAGTTTTCTTTCAGCTCTTAggtaaaaaattattttcttatATATCGCTTTTGTCTCACTCAGAATTTGAAGAAACTCAAATATATCTTGTTAGCTAGAAGAAAGgtctattactattattatataGAAGGGCAAATGTACCTTTTTCTCTTTATGAACCAGTCTGGGGAAAATACAAATCACAGAAAGTAGCCACTGTCTAAAGGGAATATCATCCGAATAAATAATCGCAAGAATAAATCCTTTTGTAGTGATAACATTAAATCCATTAAGTACTCTTTGATCTACCTCCTGagcaaggggggggggggttgttgcTTTGATGCTACTGAGAAACCTCAATGAATATTGGTCATGGTAATGATTATTACTCATTATCCATGGTTCTGGAAAGACAGTAATTTAGTGTAGTCAGCTGGTATAAACTGTCAATTCTGGTCTTTACATTATGACAGTCATAACGACAAGATTTTTGACAAGAGTACTTACAACTGCAAGGGTAGAAAGGGACTCTTACACAACAAACCGAATACACAGGTActtttaaaggtgctgtatgtGGACAACTGAATTATTAGTGTAATGTTGTAGATTAACACTGTAAATGAATATTGTTAACTCTGTAGACCATCCACTATTTCACTTCCTCAACCCTCTTCATATATAGCCTTTGAATTCACTGTTCCTGTCTTGTTAGAAAATCCAACATATATACACCGATTCAGCCTTCAGCTGTTTAGCTCCacccatttttttgtttttggtttaccAGCTGAATTGAGTCCCAGAGGGTCTCGTAAAGGGTGataaaaaagtttaaaagcCAATTCATTACACATTATGTCTTCTCTCTTGCAGTGTAAGCAGTGTGAGAGTTTTTAGAGCTAATTGGTAGGAAGAATATGCCCTGCCCATGTTGATTCAGCATGCATGTTTCTGTAATTATAAGTCTCAGTCCAGCTTATAATACAAAGCAACCTATGAGATCACATctgatttaaatgtaaatattgaaaGAGCATCTAAAACAGCATATTTAAATGTAGAATATGGGCCCTGTAAATTTAAACAGTTAATCAAATGCACAAATGTACTTTAATGTATCACAGAAAGACTATCAGAActaataagaaataaataaataaaacagctcaAGTAATTCAGTACTTATATTGTAGGGCTGCCACGATGGCCATGTCATTAATCCTTGTTTCTGATATGGGATGACGAGGCGATAAGCACTGAGGATTAAGTACAGTTCCAATGCAGACTGGTTTGCTTAGATTTGCTGATGACCAGTTATCTGCACTTGATAAGCAAGCAGAGCAGAAAGAGCAAGTCTGTGCTCAATCAAAATAATCCACATATTCGTCTCCCATTTGGGAACAGAGTGGAAACTGACCACGTTCCTATAGGGCTCaacaaaaatatcaaaaatacTGGAGCTAATACTGCAAGCATCCCATTTTCTGATTATGTGGACAAACTTccttgagagaaaaaaaaaatgttaaaaaataaaagacaaggaAACAGCATGTAATGGAGCGGTCAGCTCAATTTGAAGCATCGACCTCTAATCAGACTTATGAATACAGTGCTCTGACTTCTCTGTTAAACATATTCACTTCCACATGGCCTCTTTAGTAATAAATTACAAGAGAATGACAAAATCTATACCTCTCGATTTAAGCACATTTAACCAAAATATCCTATTCTTTTTATTGTATCAACTTGATCCACACAATTTTTACAAGCTATAACCTTCACATGCCAAGGagaaatacaataaaaagacaagaaaatgtgttttatattaacaGCTCTGTATTACAGAATATAAGTAATTTAAACATATGACCTAGGATTTCCACAGCTGGGAAAATCACCTTTATGCACCTAGACACACAAGAAGCTGACTAGAATTATCAACTTTTTCAACACAATTGTTCAAAGGAACAAAAAATATCAGCTCTGGTTTACCTGctcatttgttaaaaaaataaaaaataaataaattaaaacaataattaaactAAGTGCTTCAGGCTAGCAAACCTTAGCTATTAataaaggagaggagagaaccAGAGGAAAGCTGGCCAAACCAATGAGATTAAAATAAGAAAGGTCTATTACCATGGAAACAAAGATCAGGCTGCATGGCCAAAgacttttcttgtttttaaaaggaacaaaaaaaaaaaaacccacacaacaCCCAAAGAAAATAATACTGGCTTCATTATTTGTGTCATAAAGTCATATCAAGTACAAGTTAGCTTTACCTAAACTGGAATGCTGATATATCAAACACTGAGTGATGGGATAAATAGTAGTGCGactataaataaagaaatggcTTTATGTAAAGAGACAGagcattaaaataatataaatctaAAATCAATTTTACTTTTGCAATTCCCACCGCTAGTATAACTGAGACCTTAACTAGCCCCGGCAGTCCCCTTATCATTTGTCTTCAACCCTATAACCTACCTCAACAGCAAATGCCTTAGGAGTTAGCATATTTCACATATTATTACTGGTCTGCTTCAGCTTATTAAAAACTATGATTAATAGATTaatgctcaaaaaaaaaatctatatattaACTGCTTTCAGAAACAGCTGTAATTTTTACTCATTCAAAAGAAAATAGAAATTTTGCAAGATGTTTAAATATcattcttgtttgttctttcaGCACAGTCCTGTCTAATAATATCACAACATCCTCAGATCTATGAGGAACCACCATTCAACCCACTGAATCACAACCACGACCTGCAGAAAAAACATGACCATCACCGTGCAAAACATCTCAGCCACTTCAGCGGTGGTCAGTTGGCCCTCCATTCCTGGTTGTGTGGACACCTTTTACAGTGTGATGTACCACCCCAACTGGAACAGCCTTATGATGGGCTACACACGCAAGAGCCTTATGAGAGAAGAGAGGATTCCAGTGAGTCACACAACCACGCACCTGGGCAACCTCAGCCCTCAGACCACCTACATACTCTGCATCACCTGCCAATCAGCCAACCCCACTAGGGACCAGTGCCAGCTTTTCAGCACCTTGGATGAGGGTGCCGAACGTGGAGGAAGCCGCAGGGAGCTTGCTATGGGTGTGTGGCTTGCCAGTAGCATCCTGCTCTTCATTATTGCTGTGGTTCTGCTCTGGGCATGCCTTCACTCCACTTGCCCATTAAAGAGGCACTCTGTTGGGGAAAGTCAGCAAGGCTCCATCTCCGCCAGCCAAGCTCTTACCCCCAGGAGTGATTATGGGGCACGAGAAGGCAGAGAGAGCCTGTATACGGCAAGTTACATCGAGGAGGACCCCCAGCAGGCAACAGTGATAGAGAACCCATTTCACCCAGAGCACGGAGGAGCACCTGTCAATGGGCAGAGCCATGAGCTCAGGACACTTGGGAACAAACAAAACGGAGGCCCAGAGTTGGTTTGAACCAAAACTGTGCTAAAACATTGCTGTGTTTTAGAAATTAAGACAATACAAAATAACCTGTAGCGTTACCTAAGTGTACATTTTGTAATTTTGCAAGAGATTTAAAGCGTACGTTTGAAAAGCAAAAATCctaaaaaaactaattaaagTAAAAGGATAGAGAAACAAAGACAactgtttaaaaacaagaacaaaaacatgGTCCCACCccccttaaaaaaaacaaaaaacatcttTATAAAAAGCAAGGCCTATAAAGAGCatgtcagcacacacacacgtgtatatatatacacacatatatatatatacacacatatacacatatatatatatatatatatacacacacatatatatatatacacacacatatatatatatacacacacatatatatatatatatatatatatatatatatatatatatatatatatatatatatatatatatatatatatatatatatatatatatatatatatatatat from Hoplias malabaricus isolate fHopMal1 chromosome 3, fHopMal1.hap1, whole genome shotgun sequence carries:
- the LOC136690793 gene encoding fibronectin type III domain-containing protein 9, whose translation is MTITVQNISATSAVVSWPSIPGCVDTFYSVMYHPNWNSLMMGYTRKSLMREERIPVSHTTTHLGNLSPQTTYILCITCQSANPTRDQCQLFSTLDEGAERGGSRRELAMGVWLASSILLFIIAVVLLWACLHSTCPLKRHSVGESQQGSISASQALTPRSDYGAREGRESLYTASYIEEDPQQATVIENPFHPEHGGAPVNGQSHELRTLGNKQNGGPELV